The following are from one region of the Scylla paramamosain isolate STU-SP2022 chromosome 23, ASM3559412v1, whole genome shotgun sequence genome:
- the LOC135111936 gene encoding craniofacial development protein 2-like, translating to MSPLMAERMDSMDCRNERVMGITLTIEQTKISIIQTYAPQQGRSLREKEQFYETLQEMTETIRYHENVIVMGDMNGHVGQNRDGVEHVIGEFSIDERNQEGERIIDYCVMNNMSIMNTYYKHQESHKWTWYRWNAVQQGYTERSMIDLFLTNKKNIFKDVRTIPSVSLDSDHRLVVAKLKIAKPKEKVKKKQKRFKLENLKDEEKKQALRQLVTLRKPTELELDEMNIEEQWNKFKNTVYGAAEETEEISTTIYGSQSSHRANKQIIKF from the exons ATGTCACCACTGATGGCAGAAAGGATGGACAGTATGGACtgcagaaatgagagagtgatGGGTATAACGTTAACTATAGAACAGACAAAAATTAGCATTATCCAAACATATGCTCCACAACAGGGCAGAAgtctgagggagaaagagcagtTTTATGAAACTCTACAGGAAATGACAGAAACAATAAGATATCACGAGAATGTCATTGTCATGGGAGACATGAATGGACATgtcggacagaatagagatggagTAGAGCACGTCATCGGAGAGTTTAGCATTGACGAAAGGaaccaggagggagaaagaataatagattATTGTGTGATGAATAACATGTCCATTATGAATACTTATTATAAACATCAGGAGAGCCATAAATGGACATGGTATCGGTGGAATGCAGTACAACAAGGATATACTGAGAGGTCAATGATTGACCTGTTTCtcaccaacaagaaaaacatatttaaagATGTTAGGACCATACCATCTGTGTCCTTAGACTCTGACCACAGGTTGGTGGTGGCTAAATTGAAAATTGCaaaaccaaaggaaaaagtcaagaaaaagcaaaagagattcaaactggaaaacctcaaggacgaagagaagaagcaagcacTGCGGCAACtggtaacattacgaaaaccaacCGAACTGGAATTGGATGAAATGAACATAGAAGaacaatggaataaattcaagaacactgtgtatggggcagctgaggagaca gAAGAAATCTCAACCACTATCTACGGATCCCAGAGCTCACATCGCGCCAACAAACAAATCATTAAATTTTGA